In Cryptosporangium minutisporangium, the genomic window TGGTCACCCGGACGAAACGGCCGGATTCCTATCCGGTGCTCCGCCCGGCGTTCGAGGTGTGCTCGCTCGCCAGGGCGGGTGCGGACGCCGCCCGCGCCGGATACTCCCGCCGGGACGTGCGGGCGTTCCTCGCCGAGATGGTGCAGCGTCGGCGGGTCACGCTCGAGCAACTGGACGCCGAGCTGCGGAATGGCGCCGTGCGCGGCAGCAAGCTGCTGCGGCGGGTGCTGGACGAGGTGCGGGACGGCGTGGGCTCGGCGCCGGAAGCGGAACTCCGTGAGTTGACCGGACGCAGCCGGATACTCCCGCCGATCCGCTGGAATCCGGTGCTCGTCGCCGCCGACGGCACGCCGCTGCCCTCCCCGGACGGCTGGATCGAGGAGGTCGGGCTCGCGCTCGAAATGGACTCCGACGAGTTCCACACGTCGTTGGACGATCTGCGCCGGACCCGGGACCGGCACAACCGGCTGGCCACCTGCGGCATCCTCACCCTGCACTTCTCGCCCTGGGAGATTCGGCACGAGCCGCGACGGGTGCTCGCCACCATCGAGGCCGCCTACCGTGGGCGCCCGGCTGGCTTCACCGGCGTCCTTCTGGCGACGGCGCTGTAGTGCGAGGCGTCCCGTGCCCCATCGCGCCGCCGCGTTCAGCGGGCGCGGAGACGGGGGCCGGAGCCGGTGGAGCCGCGGACCACCAGCTCGGGCTGGAACACGAACTCCGACTTCGGCCCGGGCACCCCCGCGATCTCGTCCAGCAGCATCTGCACCGCCGCCGTCCCCATCGCCTGCACCGGCTGGCGCACCGTCGTCAGCGGGGGATCGGTGAACGCCACCAGCGGCGAGTCGTCGAAGCCGATCACCGAGACGTCGCCCGGCACCGAACGGCCGAGGTCACGGATCGCGCGGATCGCCCCGAGCGCCATCAGGTCACTGCCGCAGATCACCGCCGTGCACCCGCGCGAGACCAGGGCAGCCGCCGCGGCTCGTCCACCCTCCACCGTGAAGAACGTGTGCTCCACCAGGTCACTGATGTCCGACACTCCGAGCTCGGACCGCAGGCACTGCTCGAAGCTCTCCAGCTTGCGCAACACCGGGACGAACCGGCGCGGCCCCACTGCCAGGCCGATCCGCTCGTGCCCGAGGCTGACCAGGTGCGTCACCGACTGGCGGATCGCGGCCCGGTCGTCGGTGGAGAGGAACGGCGCGGCCACCCCGGGCTGGTACCCGTTGATCAGCACGATCGGCAGCCGCCGCGCCGCCAGCCGGTTGTACCGCTCGGTGTCGGCGGTGCTGTCCGCGTGTAAGCCCGAGACGTACACGATGCCCGCGACACCCCGGTCGACGAGGATCTCGGTGTAGGCGTCCTCGGTCATGCCGCCCGGCACCTGCGTGCAGAGCACCGCGGTGAACCCCTGCATCGAGAGGCCCTGCTCGATGACCTGTGCGAAAGCCGGGAAGATCGGGTTCTCGAGCTCGGGTGTGATCAGCCCGATCAGACCCGCGCTGCGCTGCTGCAGCCGCGGCGGCCGCTCGTAGCCGAGGATGTCGAGCGCGGCCAGCACGGCCTGGCGGGTTGCCGGTGAGACCCCCGCCTTGTCGTTGAGGACCCGGCTGACGGTCGCCTCGCTCACGCCGGCCTTCACGGCCACGTCGGCTAGCCGCGGGGTCATGGTTGGCACTCTAGTCCTGCACTTCCTCGACTCTCCGGGGCGGATGTGGGCGACCGGACAGGTGACCGCCGACGCGCGGCATCGGCAAGGCGCCGGCGGCGGTTCCGCCGGCGCCCCGCGGTGTCAAGCCGGGGTGGAGCCCGGCCTCACATCGGGTCGGCGCTGCTCGCGCCGACCCACCGGGTACGCCCCCGCCCGGGGCATGCGTACCCGGAGTTCTTCACACCCGGGCCAGGTGGTGGATCGCGAGCGCCCCCATGGCCGGCACCGACGCCGTGAACTGGCCGTCGGTGCCCACGGTCACGGTGGGGCCGGTGCACGCGCCGTCCCGTACCTCGCCGCGCGTGACGTCGCAGTACGTGCCGGCGGGTAGCGACGTCGAGAACGTGCGGGACAGGGCCGCGGGCTCCCGGTTGACCGCCACGTAGCCCTGCGAGCCACGTCCGAAGGAGATCTGGTTGCCGCCGTTCGTCCACCAGTTCGCGACCGGCGCGGACCCGACCGCGTTCCGAAAGCCGACCATGTTCGCGATCGGTGTCTGCCGATGCTCGCACACCCAGCCCGAGCCGCAGCTGACGTCATTCGTCCGCCCGTCGGCGGAGGACGGCGGACCGGCCTCCTTGTCGGTGAACGCGAAGCTGCTCATCACCACCGGCGTGCCGTACGGCCACGCGAGCTGGAACACGTTCGCCAGCGTGTAGAGCGCCCCGTCGTGGTAGGTGAGCGCGGCCTCCGAGCGCTGGGTGTCGTGGTTGTCGGTAAACACCACCGACGATTCGCCGGGTTCCAAGCCGTTCCCCAGCGAGGATAGCGACGCGAGCGTGCCGCCCTCGAACGCCGCACTCAGCTGCTGCCCGTAGCGGAACTCGATCACGTCGCCGTTGCCCCGGTACTGCGACGGCTGCACCGGCTCCCCGGCTCCGTAGACGACCTCCTGGTAGAGGTACGGATCGCCGCTGAGCCGGGACTTGATCGCCGCGATGTCACCGGGCGGCATGTGCTTGGCGGCGTCCACCCGGAAGCCGTCGACGCCGAGCGAAATGAGGTCGTTGAGGTAGGCCGCCACCCGGTTCCGGACGTACTCGGTGCCGGTGGCGAGGTCGGCCAGGTCGACGAGCTCGCAGTGGTGCACCTCCCACGCGTCGTTCCAGTTCACGATGTCGTCGTTGCCGTTGCGGCCACAGTGGTGGAAGTCCTGGGTCTGGTAGATCCCGGGATAGTCGTAGTGCGTGAACGACGAACCGGCACTGCCTCGGGTCCCGTCCGGCCAGGTGCCTGCGGTGTGGTTGATCACCGCGTCCGCATAGACTTTGACGCCGGCCGCGTGGCAGGCCTGCACCATCGCGGCGAACTCGGCGCGGGTACCGCTGCGGCTCTCCAACTGGTAGCTGATCGCCTGGTACCGCTGCCACCACGGGTATCCGCGCGACGGCAGGACGATGTTCTCCTGCGGCGGAGAGATCTGCACTCCGCCGTAGCCCTTCGGGCCGAGCACGTTCGTGCACTCGGCCGCGACGTCCGTCCACTTCCACTCGAAGAGCTGGACGATGACCGACCTGCCGTCGTTCCCGGGTGGGGGAGCGGCGGTCGCCACCGGCGAGCCGGGGACGAGGAGGGCGGTGGC contains:
- a CDS encoding type IV toxin-antitoxin system AbiEi family antitoxin domain-containing protein, whose protein sequence is MDSDAALAQLLAVQQGLILRRQARDLGLTDRAIAWRIAQGDWRRVFPGLYATFAGAPTEEQRLIAATLYGGPGTQITGVAALRWHGLRYLPDEPWVHVLKPGGCWKDSRGFVVVTRTKRPDSYPVLRPAFEVCSLARAGADAARAGYSRRDVRAFLAEMVQRRRVTLEQLDAELRNGAVRGSKLLRRVLDEVRDGVGSAPEAELRELTGRSRILPPIRWNPVLVAADGTPLPSPDGWIEEVGLALEMDSDEFHTSLDDLRRTRDRHNRLATCGILTLHFSPWEIRHEPRRVLATIEAAYRGRPAGFTGVLLATAL
- a CDS encoding alpha-amylase family protein → MRSIPRWSATLALLATALLVPGSPVATAAPPPGNDGRSVIVQLFEWKWTDVAAECTNVLGPKGYGGVQISPPQENIVLPSRGYPWWQRYQAISYQLESRSGTRAEFAAMVQACHAAGVKVYADAVINHTAGTWPDGTRGSAGSSFTHYDYPGIYQTQDFHHCGRNGNDDIVNWNDAWEVHHCELVDLADLATGTEYVRNRVAAYLNDLISLGVDGFRVDAAKHMPPGDIAAIKSRLSGDPYLYQEVVYGAGEPVQPSQYRGNGDVIEFRYGQQLSAAFEGGTLASLSSLGNGLEPGESSVVFTDNHDTQRSEAALTYHDGALYTLANVFQLAWPYGTPVVMSSFAFTDKEAGPPSSADGRTNDVSCGSGWVCEHRQTPIANMVGFRNAVGSAPVANWWTNGGNQISFGRGSQGYVAVNREPAALSRTFSTSLPAGTYCDVTRGEVRDGACTGPTVTVGTDGQFTASVPAMGALAIHHLARV
- a CDS encoding LacI family DNA-binding transcriptional regulator, which produces MTPRLADVAVKAGVSEATVSRVLNDKAGVSPATRQAVLAALDILGYERPPRLQQRSAGLIGLITPELENPIFPAFAQVIEQGLSMQGFTAVLCTQVPGGMTEDAYTEILVDRGVAGIVYVSGLHADSTADTERYNRLAARRLPIVLINGYQPGVAAPFLSTDDRAAIRQSVTHLVSLGHERIGLAVGPRRFVPVLRKLESFEQCLRSELGVSDISDLVEHTFFTVEGGRAAAAALVSRGCTAVICGSDLMALGAIRAIRDLGRSVPGDVSVIGFDDSPLVAFTDPPLTTVRQPVQAMGTAAVQMLLDEIAGVPGPKSEFVFQPELVVRGSTGSGPRLRAR